In the genome of Sander lucioperca isolate FBNREF2018 chromosome 18, SLUC_FBN_1.2, whole genome shotgun sequence, the window ACAATCAGATGTGAGCAGGGACGGCCTTTCGTCTATTTAAGTGCAACcgactcacaaacacacacacaaaaatcggAGGAATGAATGTGAAAGAAACTCAAGATTTCAGGGGACGGACAGATGATTTACAGAGAAGTAGTGCTGACAGTGGTGCCTGAACAacagagcagagcagaagaaaaaaaaacagccaatgAGAGAATGAGGCCTGTATAAATGTAATATGCCTGTATAAGTGTGTGCGTACAGCTAAGGGCATGCAGTCTGTCTATTTTGCCTCCATGCCTGCGGGATGACTCATGAAGAAATGTGTAGGCATTCTCCACAGGAAAGCTTCAAATATCTGACAGACATTTCATAAGATAGTAAcaacagcacacaaacatgcacacatacacactcatgcAGGCCAGAGTGAAGGGATGCAAATAGGTGGCTGATTGCGCACATACATGGATGCACTCacggtgtcacacacacacacacacacacacacacacacacacacacacaaacacaaacacaaacacaaacacaaacacacagacagcagcagtagtagtgaATATGCTTCATTGATAAATGAGATGAGACAAGCGATGGGAGGACGGGGCAGAGGTGTCTGTCCTGATTCATGCCAGCATTTAACTCACACAGCCCAAGAAACTTAACGGACGCTTACACACTTCCCATGCACGCCTCCTCACATGCaagcacaaaaaaataaatcttatacAGGCTAGTTAGTCAGTGCAGTAAGCACCCCATATTTTTACACTATTTCTATTATTAGCACAGCCTCTCGCTCCAGCATGATGTCCATACTGCTCTTGCACGTTGTCTCATTGTTTTTCCCTCCCTGCTGTATCATATTCCACACAGGAACATGAACAACGACAGTCTCCTGTAGACGTCAGCAGAACAACAGATTGCACAAACATGCGCTCGCAAGCTGGCGTTTGCGTGAAGCAACCGGACGTGTCAAGCTTATATTTATGCAGCCTGTGCACCACCACTGCCAGTAGCCACACATCAGATCAGACCAGAACTGTTTGACAGTTATACAGATAATTTCCAGCTTTAGTTTTTCTAGCTTTTTAACCTTTAGAAGGACACATCAGGTATgtacatgacaggacagaaatcACCCCATCCTTCTGGcatctaaaacaaaccaacacaaagaaTTTCAAATAcaacttgttttttgttttgttttaaatataaaCTGATGAAAAATGAAGAAGAGTATGTGTGAGAATCCCTGGCATCTAAGAGGTAAAGGGTAGGTTTTACAATGCACATTTTTGAGTATAACAGGACCTCACATTAGTGCAAAGTACAACACGATCGATAACAACAGATTCATTCAGCtttccaaataaaataaaaaggaacatCCATGGAGTGGAACCTTTAGTTACATAGTCACATTTTGCTAGTATTATCTGATTGATAGATCTGAAGAGTGGATGTGTCAAATACAATATATCATGAACATCATTATTAAGCTTTATATTACAGTACATAGCAACATCAAGCCTTTTACTGTATTACTGTATAACATTTCCTGCTTACTCTAGGACTTATTCCCAGAAAGACAGTTTTTCTTTACATGGGTAACATCTTACTTGAAGCTCTTATGAATATTTTATTCAACtaccattttatttataataactacacgtttgaattttttttatttgggtcTGTGGGTGTGAATAATGCAGGACGGACATTTTACATGATGCTTATAAATGAGGCATTGCTGATTAATAAGCACGTCTTCAAGTAAAATGTCACCCTAAAGTGCCCTGTTGTTGATTCTGCTGCACATATAAAGAAAGACGGAAACAGttgctgtgcttttttttttccagagagATGGACACAGTTAAAAGGGGCATCATCTATGTCTTTGGGTTAAACAGTACAGAAACAGATTATCCTCCACCCAAATTGTTAAAACCGCCTGAGAGATAAAGAAAAGTAGACGAATAATCTGACCCTCCTCCTCCGTCCTATATGATCTACAATTATGTGGAGTTATGTCGCATTTATGCACTTCAATCACAACCACAGCTAACCGGTTACATCACGATACCCTTTTGCTCAACAGAACCACAACCTCACTGTGCCATGTACCGGACAAATAAAACACTTTACATCTATATCGAGACGGAGAAGCTACCGGTGATCATGATGCAATTTGTTTCTCCATGTTCAGGATTGGTGAATAAatgttaaagatgaaaaattgcacaaagaaaacaaaaaaggataaaacatttaaaaaaaagaaacaaaaaatgtacaaataGATACGTTGGTAAAAAAGTATTGTGCTTTTGGCTGTCCTGTGTACACTGTGTACAATATTCAGAGCTCCTGCATGTAAAAAACAAAGGGTTTATACATGCACTTTGGACATACAGTAGAGCTATTCAATGGCTCCAGGAGGATATTCTGTTAGGCAGAGATCATTAACACTTAACATAAGCAAAAACATGAGAAATTACAGTTCTGTGTGTGCACgtgggtgtgtgtttatgaTATAAAGTGCAATGTGAGGGCATTGAGGCTGAGTGAGCCCTGTTTGTCTTCATGTAATCAGTCAACGGTGTTACTCATATTGACGTTTTTTTTGACACTTGCATGAATGCATTTGTGcgcatgctgtgtgtgtgtatacagtatgtgtgcgtgtctgtgtgtgtgtgtgtgtggcccattctgtttcctgtttaccGATGCCTACAATGAGCGTATGAGAGGTAATGTGACCAAACCAACCAAAGAGGAAACAGAATTTAGCGATTCCTGTCGCACTGATTAATCAGCATGGAGCAATTTTACATCCATcccttatttatttctttttctcagTGTGCTTTTTGTTTAAGGAGGgctttttttacattaatttaAAGAACATCATAGagcaaacaaacaagaaaaaggCAAAAGAAGACAAACCTTCAAATGAAAAGTGCCAAAGCAAACTGACATTCTTGACTTCACAACCAAAAATCATCCCTTTCCTCTTACCAGCTTGGCAATGATTATCCGAGTGTATCATCCTCGTAGACAAGTTAGActtgtatttctgtttcctaTGTTTGATGAGAGTCCAGCTTCTTTTCATCCAGAGTTATTCTACACTAGACGAGAGTCTTAAAAGGATTGTTGCGTCGTATCAGTAGCGTGTGTGCATACCCTGCCGCTGGATGCTTCTCCACTTCAGATGAGGTCATTTAGAGAGTTCACAGATGAGTTTTTATCATAATGACAGCTTGATTAATGTCAAAAAGGGCCTTTTTTATCTTTCAGGAGGGATGATTAGGATGAGGAGATGTGAAGATTAAGCTTTAATGCTTCAAACTTCACCTCATTCCTCTGACCGACGTGTAGACTTAGAGATGGAATAGGTTTAAACACCCCATGTTATATACATCAGGGTCCTCATGAGCGGCTCGGGATGTAGCTGGGTCGCATGTTTTTGCTGTAAATGTCACGCTAGCAGTCTCAAACCTTTATGGGTCCTGCGCTTTCTAGCGTGAGGGACACTTCAGTCTCTTAAAATAGTGTTTCTACCAGATGAGTGAGCTTAACTAACTTTGTTGACTcatatacatgtacattacGTTTCTCTATATGTGTTAAAGTAGGGGGGGTAGGCAAAGGATGAGGGTGCTGGGATGACGAGGGGTGTGAGCTGAGCATGGAAGGAGGGTTTGGATGAAGAAGTAAGAGAGGACTGTATGTTTTGATCAGAAACCTTCAGTAGTTTTTGAGGGGTGCTGCAGTCTGTGGTATTTATTGCAGTCCAAGGTCTTGATCATGGAAAAGTCCACACCCACGCTGTTTCCGACTATAGCTGACGGCCACAGGTTATTCATCTGTGACACACATTTCTTGTTTTCTTGCCTCTCGATATTCTGTCAGTCCCCCTCATCTCTCCTTTTAGCAGAATGCACATGGATATAAAGCTCCAAACTGAAATTCTGTAGTGTTTACAAAATAACTGCTGAGTTGTGTTTGAGAACGCACCAGTCAGACGGAGGATGTGGATGATGAGATTCCCGTTACCTTCCAGACGTTTTGCTCGCAGTGATGCGTTTAGTGagtcccttcctctctctctcgtcttccttcttttcctccctttcttcgccccccccccccactctctcaacctccacctcccctctcctcctcacctGGAGTTACATGACGCTGCATTTGCCCTTCAGTCTCTCGGCGCGGGACTGCTTCCCTGAGCGCTTGCCGTCGATGTTGAGGCTCATGTTCCTCTTCTTGTCCAGGTTGAGGAGCTCCTGAAAAAGCTCGGTTACGTTGTGGTTGGTCTTGGCCGATGTCTCCATGAAGGCGCACTTCCACTGGTTGGCCTGGGCTTCCCCGTCCTTGGTGTCCACCTCCCGCTGGGTCTCGTCGCTCTTGTTGCCCACAAGCATGATGGGGATGGCCTCAACGTTGCCCTTGATGGCCAAGACCTGCAAAGGAGGAGGGAAATAAGGGTAGTGTGTGTTATGTTCTGGCTGGTCAGTgcacaatatactgtaaatacaaaaaaatgttgatttggtggTAATCGTTACCCCAATAATGGCATCCAAAGAGACTATATGCTTAAACAATCAAATACAGGACTCAACAAACAATATTGTATCTTAAGATTATTATAATCGTATGTGTTCATccttgttttattataaatttcaTGATTATCTCATTTTCTTGTAAATCACTTTGTGTTGCACTTCATGCATGAATTGTGcaacaaaaataaagtttattattattctttatcAAATGAAACAAACAGCTGTGATAATAGATTGATCCTGAAATTCCATCCTGTATGTAAggtttacaacacacacacacacacacacacacacacacacacacacacacacacacacacacacacacacacacacctgttggTAAATGGGTTTGAGCTCCTCCAGGGACTGTTTGCTCGTGATGGAGTAGACCAGGATGAAGGCATGGCCTTTAGAGATGGACAGGCGCTGCATGGCCGGGAACTGGTGGCTCCCTGTGGTGTCGGTGATCTGGAGGGTGCACACACTCTTATCGCAGCTGATCACCTGGCGGTAGGTGTCCTCCACTGTGGGGATGTAGGTGTCCCTAAAGGTGCCCTTCACGAAGCGCAGGACCAGGGAGCTCTTCCCCACTCCCCCTGCCCCGAACACCACCACACGATAGTCGTTGCTCTGCTCCGGCATTCTGCCCCCCTCAGGCTTAAGACAGTGTTACACCTATGATGTTTAGGGTGGAAGCATGGGGAGGGAGCAGGTGGAGGAGTGGGGAGGAGAGGATTATTTTAGCAAAGAGGAATTTTAACAAAGGAGCAGTCAGCAGATCACAAAGCAGATGGAGGAACAGGAAGGGAAGCGCTTGCGGGACTCGGACTCAGGCCAGCGGGTGTGAAAGGCCAGCGGGTGTGAAAGCACTCTAAGTGTCCTCGTGGTCTGACTATGAGCCAGAGTACAAATTAGAAAGGATGAGGTTGGTGAGGTTCCAAGTGTTTCACCTGACGCAGACATTTCCCTGATCAATACTGTTCGCAGAGTCACAGTTTCTCAGTTTCATCCCCAAAAACATTCCAGCGTTTCCTCATTCATCAACTTTAGCAACTGCAACAAAGCCTGGAAGAGACGGAGAGTCCTTGCAGCATAGgagaaaaacaataacaataacttgaacttgaacttgtaTAATACAAAGCAATCCCATCCAATTCAACAAAAACCCAAACAACAGCTTTAAAAACAAGTTGAATCACCTCtctaacacaaaaacagaacattGTTAGCATCACAAAAGAAGTAGATACTGCAGTTCTGCTGCATTGGATTTCATTAGGTTGCATGTGTACATGATAATGTGTACATATCTTGAATGTATGTTTGACCAGACTGACTAAACAACTGATTCTCTTCAGTGACTCTCTGTAGTGCTTTCTTGTATGGATCCAATCACAGGGTAGCAAGGATAGGCTCTTATTCTAAATGTAAACTAAAACTTATTAAAGCTGCTCTAAACAATATTTTTATACTAACAATGGATCCAATAACTACTTATATGTGCAAGATATTGCTTCTAGTGACAAATGAACAGAATTATCACAGACTCTGCAGTTTCATTTAGTTCTACGGAGCCTTTAaatgtctttcagctcattgtttgggTGTTACAGCCCGCAACTTCCCAACTTCACTGTTTTGGTTGAGTCTCACGGCTCTCGTAACCTtgtttcctgcagcagcagacaTCTGTTTTCAGggaaaaagctctgataaaaacaactttatgctacctgcccagcaccaaatgaCGATGGTGAACACAATGGAGCATTTAGCTGTTAAAACTAAGAGTTaatggagaccaaaacagagctaaatgagggtgaatattggacttagatCCACCTGTTGGCCAAAAACACGACTCACAGTGTTCTGCactgtgtaaataagcaactatTCACTTGCTAACAGGTtcgccatatcaacttaaaaaggttgtgtgtggttatgtgtcagtgttgtgtttccTGCTTGTTgcactgcccccaagtggccaaacaaTTTAGGCATAAACATGCATTAAttaatgcatttttaattttttctgtAGAAACCAGttatgatttgtttgttttataaaataccTGCTGTGCACATCTAGTGTTATACCTGTAAAAAAATCACTTCCAGAAATATGGGAATTGAAACAAAGCCAGGATTTAAACATAatgcacaaaaaaactaaaaccacacatatttacactatttagtagaaaagaaaagaatatgCAGATAAAAACGAAAAATTCCAAAGCTATAAAAAATCGGATTCACAGTCAGCAGCAACACTGCACATTGCTCTGCAAATCTTCAGTCTTAATATTACCTGCTGCAACTCATACATATGCATCAGAACAATGTCCTCACACCTAATCTATTGCTATCTTTgtaagtgcgtgtgtgtgtctgctgagcGTATGTGCATGATTACACATTGTATCTGTTGCATTATTCATCTGCTGTGGTTCTAAACTTGCTTTAAGTTCCCATAATAAGATACTCATTCAGTTGTGATCATGTGCTGCTCTCTAAGCTTcagctgtaatgaaacagtaaATTGAAGTCAATACTAGATGGAATAAGTGGATTTCTGTCATGCTAGTACTGCTGGAATCCACTATTGATGGCAGGGCCTCTGTAATTGCATTGCCCAGTTCTAAATAATATCAGTCAAGGAGTTCAAAATAAATGGGGATTCAGGGAGAGCCTCTTGAGTTTTATAGTCAATCTATAGTTGAAAGGCTGAGTGACATATAAAGAGTGTTTTATGCTGAACACACAACCACAGTTTAATTTGCAGATGAGCCTGTGTCCTCTGCTCTAATGCCTGCAGACTGTTAACTGTTTCACTCTTGTCTGGCAAAGCAGAACATCTTGTTTAATGGCTCCCCGGCGCCCAAGTGTGATGATACACTTTTTGAGATAGTGAGGGCTACTGTCAAAAATCTGTCTGTTTGTTGCCTGTCAACAGGATTTTCCAGTGTGATTGAAGCTTAAATTCTGAGGTGAGTGCTTAAAGCTGCAAAAGCTGATTGGATATGGTGAACTTGCTTGACAgtttcagcctcttttttcgtttgttaaacagctattttgtaaatatttgtttctgtatttagtGTGTATTTCCtattaatgttcaatatgttttttttatgtatgcaccaaccaccacGGCACattccttgtaagtgttacttacttgaCAATAAACCTTTTTTCTGATTCAGATTCTGATTACATACACATTTAGCAGTTAGTCTTATTTCTGTCCAACtgataaatggaaaaaaaatgtatcagctTGAACTTTTGAAGCAGccataatgtttattataacaatgtatcaaatgacaatgtgaaaacaatgtgaCAAGATGTGTCCTGATGATCTGCAGCTGTCCTCGGCTTTACAGAGCTTTATAGCGAGTTTCATTGTTTTAAGCCCACTAAGCTAGTTAGTTTTGGTTTACTCTCACAGATTTTGGCAggagcaggcagctgtttacagcacaaaagctctgataaacccactgcaCACTACCTGCCAGCAACAAACGACAAAAAGACAACCAtagtgactagctggtgaacacggTGGAGCATTTAACAGccaaatatttccctcaggaatcagtggagaccaaaaacagagcttaaaggagagtgaatattggacatgtcatgtgaacacaaacacgactccaaattaATGCCAATGATACTTAGTAAAGATCTCCTGGATTTGTAATTCAGGTGCCCAAAAATGAATTACATTACTGCATTTTAGAGTAATTGCAGAGAATCTGGGAACATGGCAACATCGCTACAACAAAGTCAGATGGGGCAAGAAACTCGAGCAATCAGataatcagaaaaaaacaagccaGATGATCTTAGCCTCTTTGTTTTTGTAGAGGTAAAGCTAAACATGAAACATCCAAAATGTCCATAGCAATCCCTACTTGCACAGTGTTAAACCTTTAGGACAAACTTGAACCAGCAAGTTGGTCTGTAAACTGTAATGGTGTATTACACTTTGCCCTTATTTTCTCCTTGAAATACATTTGGCCAAACAAGATTTGTTTAGTCCTGTTTGGGttatttttagcagtgtagctgtgttcccagatctcagcacTGTGAGTATAGTGTTATATTTAGAAATAGAAATGATGGCCAATAGGACGAAAACAAGACCCAAGTTTTAATGAaccagaattgtccttttaaCAAAGACTGCAGTGCGTCTATTGCACTGATTGTTTGACAGTTGTGATTAAATACTGCAAGGAAAGTATCGCAGAATACAAATTCCATAACTAGCCAAATATCATGAATAAAAGTATATGGATTGGTAtgatttttgtgtcttaaagcTAATACGCCGATGCATCTGTGATGGAGCCACACACTCGTACATGCTCTTAATATTGATATGCTTGCACACATTCTTTTTATTGTCCTTCTGTATCTCTTTCCTCTTAATTTATGCATCTtgaaaatattttcctttgacctGCTCCCTGAGCTTCTTCTTTCTgtccctcctctgtctcctgcTCTCTCACTCCCCGGGCCTCCATGCTGTTTGATCAATAAACTAAGGCCTCTGTGGTTTTGGATCAATGGGGCTCGTCTGTCTGGGTCATGTCAGTCTGTCATCCTGCCTAGCTTGgtgcctgttgttttttttggacgGGGATTTTAGCTCCGCGACAACGATCCTGCTCATCAAAACCTTCCTCCCCTCCCTCGAGTCTTTCACCTGAACTAAAATTAactgtgtctctccctctgtcagcAGCTATAACTGCACACACAGGTGCAACCTCACAGTGACACGCATACAcatgaaagcacacacacacacacacacacacacacacacacacacacacacacacacacacactacttccGCTCCTTCAACATTTGTCCTTGACACCAGGCCTCTGAGATTAATGACACTCCGCCCTAACGCAAgctgtctctctccctttcccaCTCCTCTACTCTTGTTTTATTTGAAATGAGAGTACTGCAGTTCcataatgaattaatagtatACTATAAATGCATCTGTGGAAGTGCAGCCAAGTTCCATTAGCAGATAGCTTTGGCACAGACCAAACAGGCCTCCTGTCCTCTCAGTCAGAaaataaaagcaacacagccTTCTCCACTCGTTTATTTCAGAGCGAGCAAGGAAATGTCACCTTTAGTGAAAATATGCACATAATTTCCCTCAAGAGAGCCACTTACGCAGCTGCACAAAGGAAGCGCATTAACCAACATCAAACACAATGCCGTTCAACAGATCAAGAGCGTGATTAAATAGACACCCACAAAGCGGTCCCATGGTGTCTTATGGAGAAAGGGTTTTAATCAAGCTGCAGATACTGGAATGCTGTGGATACGGGGCTATTTGACGATATGTGTTTTTTACAGGATCAACTGATTTTCGGCTAGGGGTTCTCTGAAATAGTCTGGCCACAGctgtacacacgcacacacacacacgcacgcacgcacgcacgcacgcgcacgcacgcacgcacgcacacacacacgcacgcacgcacacacacacacacacacacacacacacacacacacacagatagtgtCAGATAGTgtatgaacgt includes:
- the diras1b gene encoding GTP-binding protein Di-Ras1b; translated protein: MPEQSNDYRVVVFGAGGVGKSSLVLRFVKGTFRDTYIPTVEDTYRQVISCDKSVCTLQITDTTGSHQFPAMQRLSISKGHAFILVYSITSKQSLEELKPIYQQVLAIKGNVEAIPIMLVGNKSDETQREVDTKDGEAQANQWKCAFMETSAKTNHNVTELFQELLNLDKKRNMSLNIDGKRSGKQSRAERLKGKCSVM